The following proteins are co-located in the Silene latifolia isolate original U9 population chromosome 1, ASM4854445v1, whole genome shotgun sequence genome:
- the LOC141589092 gene encoding uncharacterized protein LOC141589092, producing the protein MDREKDKVYKVDLSGNKFSCSCKMFERIGLLCKHVLWVLKDRGFDDIPREYLLDGWSKYATCHPIFNVVGTTLLDDCISIENHQSKISELWSEVLTSVSLVEDNEELGDELLELLRGFNEKLMIPIKRGKSKNKKAEIEMLIGSKIPSEASVLPPEKCKNKGSGRRITSNKEKAVQENAKPLRKCRACGEMTHHDSRNCPSRATQK; encoded by the coding sequence ATGGACCGCGAGAAAGACAAGGTATACAAAGTTGATTTAAGTGGTAATAAATTTTCTTGTTCGTGTAAGATGTTTGAAAGAATTGGGTTACTTTGTAAGCATGTTCTGTGGGTGTTAAAAGATAGAGGGTTTGATGATATACCTAGGGAGTATCTATTAGACGGATGGAGCAAATATGCAACTTGTCATCCCATTTTTAATGTTGTTGGGACAACCCTCCTAGATGATTGTATATCAATAGAAAACCACCAAAGCAAGATAAGTGAATTGTGGTCGGAAGTATTAACTTCAGTTTCGCTTGTTGAAGATAATGAGGAACTTGGTGATGAGCTGCTTGAACTTCTTCGCGGTTTCAACGAGAAATTGATGATTCCAATTAAGCGTGGGAAGTCAAAAAACAAGAAAGCTGAAATTGAGATGCTTATTGGCTCGAAAATACCGTCTGAAGCTAGTGTTCTACCACCAGAAAAGTGTAAGAATAAGGGATCGGGAAGACGGATTACTTCTAACAAGGAAAAGGCAGTACAAGAAAATGCAAAGCCTTTGAGAAAATGTCGTGCTTGCGGTGAAATGACTCATCATGATAGTAGGAATTGCCCAAGTCGAGCCACTCAAAAGTGA
- the LOC141589108 gene encoding protein FAR1-RELATED SEQUENCE 5-like, with the protein MVTPATMVHMKPSRNLNLFHKKMIMDNSRANHGPVDSFRMFKEYVKGYRNVGASLVDFKNFSKDVKKYIKEYDAEMLLETFMQKKAMSPSFYFDFEVDDEKRLSKVFWAPISIKNYALFGEAVSFDATYNFNEYKMVFCPFTGVDNHKRCVTFAGGLLRKEDGESFTWLFENFVKAMGD; encoded by the coding sequence ATGGTTACACCAGCTACAATGGTTCATATGAAACCATCTAGGAATTTGAATCTCTTTCACAAGAAAATGATCATGGATAATTCAAGGGCAAATCATGGTCCGGTGGATTCCTTTAGAATGTTTAAAGAATATGTAAAAGGGTACAGAAATGTTGGGGCTTCTTTAGTagatttcaaaaacttttcaaAGGATGttaagaaatatatcaaggaatatGATGCTGAGATGTTACTGGAGACTTTCATGCAAAAGAAGGCTATGTCTCCATCATTTTATTTCGACTTTGAGGTGGATGATGAAAAACGACTAAGTAAGGTTTTTTGGGCTCCAATCTCAATTAAAAACTATGCCCTTTTTGGGGAAGCCGTCTCTTTTGATGCTACTTATAACTTCAATGAATATAAAATGGTGTTTTGTCCGTTCACTGGTGTGGACAACCATAAAAGATGCGTCACTTTTGCGGGTGGTTTGTTAAGAAAGGAAGATGGAGAATCATTTACCTGGTTGTTTGAGAATTTTGTGAAGGCTATGGGTGATTGA